From Pantoea sp. Ep11b, the proteins below share one genomic window:
- the hipB gene encoding type II toxin-antitoxin system antitoxin HipB translates to MIYSPLQLANRLKLIRQRNGWTQSELAKKVGLKQATISHFENAPDNTSLATLFKLLQSLELSLDVQEKAAAATPQIDDEDAW, encoded by the coding sequence ATGATATACAGCCCGCTTCAGCTGGCAAACCGGCTGAAACTGATCCGCCAGCGCAATGGCTGGACCCAGAGTGAACTGGCAAAAAAGGTCGGCCTGAAACAGGCCACCATTTCCCACTTTGAAAATGCGCCTGACAACACCTCACTGGCCACGCTGTTTAAACTGTTGCAGTCGCTGGAACTGAGTCTGGATGTGCAGGAAAAAGCGGCGGCGGCAACGCCACAGATTGATGATGAGGATGCGTGGTAA
- a CDS encoding GNAT family N-acetyltransferase, with translation MQTLTLTHEMNDDDREALLIGLGAYNQTFIQRDNWGPLSVACHDPQGTLRGGLIASRKGNWLCIDYLWVDETQRRHGTGSALINAAEQEAVRMGSRFALVDTFSFQALPFYQKQGYALQMSLPDFPHEGMQRHYLIKTLDHADGQNASVTASP, from the coding sequence ATGCAGACATTGACCCTTACCCACGAGATGAACGATGACGACCGGGAAGCCCTGCTGATCGGTCTGGGCGCGTATAACCAGACGTTTATCCAGCGAGATAACTGGGGGCCGCTGTCGGTTGCCTGCCATGATCCGCAGGGAACGCTGCGCGGAGGCCTCATAGCGTCACGGAAAGGCAACTGGCTCTGTATCGATTATCTCTGGGTAGACGAAACGCAGCGGCGTCACGGCACAGGCAGCGCGCTGATAAATGCGGCAGAACAGGAAGCGGTCAGAATGGGGTCACGGTTTGCGCTGGTCGATACCTTCAGTTTTCAGGCCCTGCCGTTCTATCAGAAACAGGGTTATGCGCTACAGATGTCACTGCCCGACTTTCCGCATGAGGGGATGCAGCGCCATTACCTGATAAAAACGCTGGATCACGCTGACGGGCAGAACGCCAGCGTGACAGCGTCACCGTAA
- a CDS encoding inositol monophosphatase family protein, with amino-acid sequence MQTHEIMTRLALAEAVAREGGATALSWFHRRETLVVETKYDLQDVVSIADRDVEQLIASRIRDAFPDDGFLGEESGLQPGQSDYTWVVDPIDGTSPFLNGMPSWCVSVAVLRGDEPVIGVIFAPTYQECYVAALGQGATLNGRPLAVDPSRTLQNHVTGFGANSHVTPQQVGEIVAALLTAGGNFIRIGSGALMLAWVAAGRVVGYYEPYMHAWDCLAGYCLVKEAGGWVHPFNTEGDRLTRGAQVLAVAPGAEADLRHIAGL; translated from the coding sequence ATGCAAACGCACGAAATCATGACGCGACTGGCCCTGGCTGAAGCCGTGGCGCGCGAAGGGGGCGCGACTGCCTTATCCTGGTTTCACCGCCGGGAGACGCTGGTGGTGGAGACCAAATATGATCTGCAGGATGTTGTCTCAATTGCTGACCGTGACGTGGAGCAGCTGATCGCCAGCCGCATCCGTGACGCCTTTCCCGACGATGGCTTTCTGGGTGAAGAGTCGGGCCTGCAGCCGGGACAATCTGACTATACCTGGGTGGTTGACCCGATCGATGGCACCAGCCCGTTTCTCAACGGGATGCCGAGCTGGTGTGTGTCGGTTGCAGTGCTGCGCGGCGATGAACCGGTTATCGGCGTGATCTTCGCGCCCACCTATCAGGAGTGCTATGTGGCGGCGCTGGGGCAGGGAGCAACCCTGAACGGACGCCCGCTGGCCGTCGATCCCTCACGGACGCTGCAGAATCATGTCACCGGGTTTGGTGCCAACAGCCATGTGACGCCGCAGCAGGTGGGCGAAATAGTGGCGGCGCTGCTGACGGCGGGCGGTAACTTTATCCGTATCGGATCGGGTGCGCTGATGCTCGCCTGGGTGGCTGCAGGCCGCGTAGTCGGTTATTACGAACCTTACATGCACGCCTGGGATTGTCTGGCGGGGTACTGCCTGGTAAAAGAGGCGGGCGGCTGGGTTCATCCGTTTAACACTGAGGGTGACCGCCTCACCCGAGGGGCGCAGGTGCTGGCCGTAGCACCGGGTGCCGAGGCCGATCTGCGCCATATTGCGGGCCTCTGA